Genomic window (Marinifilum sp. JC120):
GGATATCCCCATCCAGCGCGGTTACGCTGTATCCATGGTTATCAAGAGCTTCAAAGGTCGCCGCGATGTTGAAGTGCATCTTTTCCGTCCCGAATGGAATGAAGCGGACGAAGGTGAAATCAAGTGGGATAATATTTTCGGTGCACCCGCCACTCTTGATGCTATTCCCGACCCTAAAAAAGACCGCAAAATCGTCCTTGAAGCTTTCACTAAAGACGAACGCGATCAGGTCGTTGATTATCTCAAAGACCATTATTCCTCAAGACTGGAATCCATCTTCTCCACACCCATGGGATTTCCCGTGCCCGCAGGATTGCCACCGCTTTCTTCCATCACCGAAGGAAAAGATATCGGGCTGATCAAGTTTGAAAAGGTCCCCCATTTCGACCTGCCCTTCGCCCTGCGCGGACTCTACAATCTCGGCGCACACCGCCCGCTGGTTGAGACACGTGAAGGTGATGATAATTAAGGCTCGCTGATAGCATTTAATTTTATCAGTAATCTAAAGCCTCTGCTTTTGCGGAGGCTTTTTTAATGACCAAAATATGCCCTCCCTCTTGACATAATACCACAAAGCGATATCATATCCCTATGAACAAAAAGCAACGCAAGATACTGGAAGTTATCTTTCGAAATCCGGTTAGCCCATCCATTGCATGGACAGACATTGAGGCGTTGCTCGCGGCAGTCGGTGCAGTAAAATCTGAGGGTAATGGCTCGCGCGTTCGTTTTAAACTTAATGGCGTGAGAGCTATCTTTCATAGGCCGCACCCGGCACCGAATACGGATAAAGGTGCAGTAAAATCTGTTCGACGTTTTCTTGAAGCGGCAGGAGTAAAGCCATGAACACCATTCAATACAAAGGCTATCTAGGGAAATTTGAATACGACCCAGACGCAGATATTTTTCACGGCGAGGTTATCAATCTCAAAGATGTGATTACTTTCCAAGGCCGATCCATTGACGAGCTAAAAACAGCTCTAGCTGACTCTGTGGAGGACTATCTTGATTTCTGTCGCGAGGAAGGCGATAAACCGGAAAAGCCTTATTCCGGCAAAGTTCACCTACGCATAAAACCGGAACTTCACAGAGAAGCAGCGGCAGCCGCAGCTATATCGGGTAAAAGCCTGAATGCTTGGATATCCGATACCTTAAACGAGAGAGTGAAAGAGGCTCATTAGCCGACACAAACGATCTCCAGTTTAAAATTAAAAAGCGGAGGATTCACCCTGAATCTTCCGCTTTGATATTTCTAGCTTAAAGCTTCCGTTATCATCTCATACTCCCCTTCCATAAACTCCCACTGCCCCCGCAGGGCCGGATGCTCAAGGGCTTCATCAAGCTTTTCCAAAAAATGCTCGCGACTGACTTCTTCGGCGCCAAGTGATTTAAGATGGTCCGTCGGTTGCTGGCAATCCACAAAATGAAATTCGCGGTTCTTAAGCCATTGAACAAGGTAGGAGAACCCCACTTTTGAAGCATCAGGTTCAAGGAAAAACATGGATTCCCCGGAAAAGACTTTGCCAAGTGAGACCCCGTAAAGCCCCCCGGCAAGATTTCCCTTGCTATTCCAGACCTCTACACTGTGCACAAAGCCCAGCTTATGCAGCTTCACATAAGCCTCAACCATTTCAGGAAGAATCCACGTTCCAGCCTGTCCAGGACGAAATTTACGAGCGCAATTAGCGATCACACTTTCAAAAGCGCGATCCAGAGTTACCGTATATTCTTTTTTTCTAATCTTGCGCCTGACTCGGCGAGAAAGATGCAACTTATCAAAATTAAGTATCAAACGGGGATCAAGCGACCACCACAAAATAGGAGACCGCTCATCATACCACGGGAAAATCCCCGAAGCATAAGCGGAGATCAACCGCTCCGGACTTAAGTCCCCACCAACAGCCAGCAAACCGTCCGGTTCTGCTTCATCAGGATGAGGGAAAATGGGATCTTCTATTAATCTGTAAACAACCATAATAATCCTTTGGTTTTCCAACTACACTTAATAATAAACGATTATTATGATTTGGCAATAGAGTTTGATTCATTATATTGATTGAAAATTTTATAACCCTCCATAAACAAAAAAGAGGAAGCCCCGCACGGAAGCTTCCTCTTCGAATTCTATTTATGAGTTCAGCCTAACAACCTTACTTCTTACCCACAGGCTTAAACTTAAAGCTGAGCTTCTCATCTTCGCCCTTACCCTTGGTGGAGACCCGAACGGTTCCGCCCTTGACCAGCTTGCCGAAGAGGATTTCATCAGCAATTTCATCCTTGATGGAAGTCTGGATCAAACGGGCCATGGGCCTTGCGCCGTAAGCCGGATCGTGACCCTTTTCAGCCAACCAGCGGCGGGACTTCTTGTCCACTTCAATGGTTACCTTGTTATCGAGCAACTGCCCGTTGAGTTCCTTGACGAACTTCTCAACAATGAGTTCCATCACATCAATCTGCAAAGCATTAAACGACACGATGGAGTCAAGCCTGTTGCGGAATTCAGGGCTGAAGATCTTTTCAACCGCCTTGAGTCCGCGGCCCTTGTCTTCGCCGCCCTTCACGCTGGCACCGAAACCAATTCCACCCTTGACCATTTCACGCGCTCCGGCATTGGAGGTCATGAGCAGAACAACGTGTCTGAAATCAGCCTTGCGACCATTGTTATCAGTCAGGGTTGCGTAATCCATCACCTGCAAGAGGATGTTGAATACATCCGGGTGGGCCTTCTCGATTTCATCAAAAAGGATCACGCAATGAGGATTCTTGCGCACGCCTTCGGTGAGCAGTCCGCCCTGATCAAATCCCACATAGCCCGGAGGCGCACCGATAAGGCGGGCCACCGCATGCTTCTCCATGTACTCACTCATGTCAAAACGCATGAAATGAACGCCCATGGTGGATGCCAATTGACGGGCCAGCTCGGTCTTACCAACCCCGGTAGGTCCGGTGAGCAAGAAAGAACCAGTCGGTCTACCGATCTGCTTCATGCCTGCGCGTGACCGCAGGATAGCCTTGGTGATCTGGTCCACAGCCTCGTCCTGTCCAAAGACAACGGACTTGAGATTAAGGTCCAGTTCCTGCAAACGGGAACGGTCGGACATGGTGATACGCCGTGTGGGGATGCGGGCCATCTTAGAGATAACCTTCTCCACATCAGCAACCACGATGCGGTTATCCTTGCGCTTACGCTGACTGAGGTTATAAAACGCCCCAGCCTCATCAATTACGTCAATGGCCTTATCCGGCAGGAAACGTTCATTGATATGTCTTGCGGAAAGCTCCGAAGCGGCCTTGATTGCCGAAGGAGCGTAAATCACATTATGGTGTTCCTCATAGTAAGGCTTTAAACCCTTGAGGATTTCTATGGTTTCTTCAACACTGGGTTCAGTGATGTCGATCTTCTGGAACCTGCGGGAAAGGGCGCGGTCCTTTTCAAAATGATTCTTGTATTCCTCGTAGGTGGTAGCCCCGATACAACGAATTTCACCGGATGCGAGAAACGGCTTAAGGATGTTGGAAGCATCCATAGAACCGCCGCTGACCGCTCCAGCTCCTACGATGGTGTGAATCTCATCCACGAAGAGAATAGCCCCTTCCTTATGCTTAAGCTGGGCCAACACTCCCTTGAGACGGGATTCAAAATCACCACGATACTTGGTTCCGGCCAGAAGCGCGCCCATATCAAGGGCAAACACATCAGTATCCTCAAAGGAAGCCGGAATGTTACCCTTTGCGATAGCAAGCGCCAGCCCTTCAGCCATGGCAGTCTTACCAACGCCGGGATCACCCACGAAAATGGGGTTATTCTTGCGCCTGCGGGAAAGGACCTGCAAAGTACGCTCAACCTCGTTGTCGCGCCCGATAAGCGGATCAATCTTGCCGTCCCGAGCCCGTTGAGTGAGGTTGGTTGTGAATTCTTCCAGCGGGGACTTTTTATCATCCTTGCCGGCAGATGGCTTACCTTCCGGAGAAGGTCCGCTTCCGCCATGCTGTGGATTCGGGCTGATATCCAGTCCTTCAGCCCAATCTCCTTCACTCATGGAATGTGAAATATATTCAAGAATATCAAGGCGTGAAACATCATGGGTCTTGAGGAAATAGACTGCGTATGAGTCCTCTTCCTCAAACATGGCAGCGACAACATCGCCCACTTCCACAGAATCCTTGCCTGCGGCCTTCTTCTGCCAGATGGCCCGTTGCAGGACACGCCTTACTCCCAATGTCTGGATAACTTCAGTATCCACACCGGTAGGGAGCGGCTCAAGGTTTTCGTCAAAAAAACGTTCCAGCTGACTGC
Coding sequences:
- a CDS encoding type II toxin-antitoxin system HicA family toxin — protein: MPMNKKQRKILEVIFRNPVSPSIAWTDIEALLAAVGAVKSEGNGSRVRFKLNGVRAIFHRPHPAPNTDKGAVKSVRRFLEAAGVKP
- a CDS encoding leucyl/phenylalanyl-tRNA--protein transferase codes for the protein MVVYRLIEDPIFPHPDEAEPDGLLAVGGDLSPERLISAYASGIFPWYDERSPILWWSLDPRLILNFDKLHLSRRVRRKIRKKEYTVTLDRAFESVIANCARKFRPGQAGTWILPEMVEAYVKLHKLGFVHSVEVWNSKGNLAGGLYGVSLGKVFSGESMFFLEPDASKVGFSYLVQWLKNREFHFVDCQQPTDHLKSLGAEEVSREHFLEKLDEALEHPALRGQWEFMEGEYEMITEALS
- a CDS encoding type II toxin-antitoxin system HicB family antitoxin; this translates as MNTIQYKGYLGKFEYDPDADIFHGEVINLKDVITFQGRSIDELKTALADSVEDYLDFCREEGDKPEKPYSGKVHLRIKPELHREAAAAAAISGKSLNAWISDTLNERVKEAH
- the clpA gene encoding ATP-dependent Clp protease ATP-binding subunit ClpA: MLSKALEQALTSAVNEVRLRNHEFLTLEHLLYAIIQEEVGADVIAGCGAELPKLRSQLERFFDENLEPLPTGVDTEVIQTLGVRRVLQRAIWQKKAAGKDSVEVGDVVAAMFEEEDSYAVYFLKTHDVSRLDILEYISHSMSEGDWAEGLDISPNPQHGGSGPSPEGKPSAGKDDKKSPLEEFTTNLTQRARDGKIDPLIGRDNEVERTLQVLSRRRKNNPIFVGDPGVGKTAMAEGLALAIAKGNIPASFEDTDVFALDMGALLAGTKYRGDFESRLKGVLAQLKHKEGAILFVDEIHTIVGAGAVSGGSMDASNILKPFLASGEIRCIGATTYEEYKNHFEKDRALSRRFQKIDITEPSVEETIEILKGLKPYYEEHHNVIYAPSAIKAASELSARHINERFLPDKAIDVIDEAGAFYNLSQRKRKDNRIVVADVEKVISKMARIPTRRITMSDRSRLQELDLNLKSVVFGQDEAVDQITKAILRSRAGMKQIGRPTGSFLLTGPTGVGKTELARQLASTMGVHFMRFDMSEYMEKHAVARLIGAPPGYVGFDQGGLLTEGVRKNPHCVILFDEIEKAHPDVFNILLQVMDYATLTDNNGRKADFRHVVLLMTSNAGAREMVKGGIGFGASVKGGEDKGRGLKAVEKIFSPEFRNRLDSIVSFNALQIDVMELIVEKFVKELNGQLLDNKVTIEVDKKSRRWLAEKGHDPAYGARPMARLIQTSIKDEIADEILFGKLVKGGTVRVSTKGKGEDEKLSFKFKPVGKK